In Erigeron canadensis isolate Cc75 chromosome 7, C_canadensis_v1, whole genome shotgun sequence, one DNA window encodes the following:
- the LOC122608184 gene encoding uncharacterized protein LOC122608184: MGSHLDFWEKDPFFSAAEEVQESADRMESTYRRLMNAGKEASVSNSEVLKRDLQTALGTTKWQLEEFEKAVESSYGKDSTEDAKDRHRDFISAMENQISRVESSWNDSGGSTRRPPRPWIRLDETERKELALFLSGSAARGDEQSANTRFNDEKRGRRKQRVVDKEDKFSGHRRAASASADIGSWNITVDDDNLSPRGKIKNPPRKVPSFSGLLNTLESASKFKWPKNGYKKLSQEDDARPLETRTLTRDIKESHERSKSCPEPSDDQYDKRLHGWYGAIQRLFQRSHYYMLYNRCAQVILWALVIIFLLALVVFQFI, encoded by the exons ATGGGATCACATTTAGATTTCTGGGAAAAAGATCCCTTCTTTTCTGCAGCTGAAGAAGTTCAAGAATCTGCTGAcag GATGGAATCAACATATAGAAGATTAATGAATGCAGGAAAGGAAGCATCTGTTTCGAATTCGGAAGTTCTTAAAAGGGATTTACAAACAGCACTTGGTACTACCAAATGGCAG TTGGAGGAATTTGAAAAGGCGGTTGAGTCGAGTTATGGCAAGGATTCTACAGAGGATGCAAAAGATAGGCATCGTGATTTTATTAGTGCAATGGAGAATCAGATTTCGCGAGTTGAAAGTTCATGGAATGATTCAGGTGGTTCAACAAGGAGGCCACCGCGTCCATGGATACGCCTTGACGAAACTGAGAGAAAGGAACTTGCATTATTTCTTTCCGGATCAGCAGCTCGTGGTGATGAACAATCTGCCAACACTCGATTTAATGATGAAAAGAGAGGAAGAAGAAAACAAAGG GTGGTGGATAAAGAGGACAAGTTTTCGGGTCATAGAAGAGCAGCAAGTGCCAGCGCAGACATTGGTTCTTGGAACATTACTGTTGATGATGACAATCTTTCTCCTCGTGGAAAAATAAAGAATCCACCTCGAAAGGTGCCAAGTTTTTCAGGACTTTTAAACACCTTGGAATCTGCATCAAAGTTTAAGTGGCCTAAAAATGGTTACAAGAAACTAAGCCAAGAGGATGATGCTAGACCGTTAGAGACCCGAACTTTGACTAGA GATATAAAGGAAAGTCATGAGAGAAGTAAGAGTTGTCCGGAACCTAGTGATGATCAGTATGATAAACGCCTGCATGGGTGGTATGGTGCTATTCAAAGACTCTTCCAACGGTCACATTATTACATGCTCTATAATCGGTGCGCCCAAGTTATTTTGTGGGCTCTTGTCATTATTTTCTTGCTTG CATTAGTTGTGTTTCAGTTTATATAA
- the LOC122606546 gene encoding protein TRIGALACTOSYLDIACYLGLYCEROL 5, chloroplastic, whose amino-acid sequence MVLTNFNGAGVGFGFGVGCGFGVGWGFGGMPLNFLGLGAGGGCGVGLGLGWGFGTGFGSRYRSSRVIFQGVDFNKKAETQDSKSS is encoded by the exons ATGGTGCTTACGAATTTCAATGGAGCGGGTGTTGGTTTCG gTTTTGGTGTCGGCTGTGGTTTCGGTGTTGGATGGGGTTTCGGAG GTATGCCATTGAATTTTCTAGGTCTTGGTGCAG GTGGAGGCTGTGGAGTTGGGTTAGGCCTTGGATGGGGATTCGGCACAGGATTTGGCAGCAGGTACCGATCCTCTAGGGTTATTTTTCAGGGTGTTGATTTTAATAAGAAGGCTGAAACCCAAGATTCAAAGTCGTCTTAA
- the LOC122608880 gene encoding uncharacterized protein LOC122608880 — translation MKEPNILIRRKRIKKCFKEMLLIDEQERVLILSSLWNISMNHPDDPEFPSLGIFKCMVRLLNKSINDKSWLLDGQNIYSPYYAAHIIGSYTMNKIEFAEKAVESGIIPPLLDLLKGCMSWVEQRVAVRALGHLASYDSTFEMLAVYEEEVVSLSMGLASRCDELVYNEFVSVKDADDRVKYHKNLITRGVGGLEMENQKAEEWASQIQCWSLHLLNCFAIRGRSIDRICDNDFLKDLSSMWGGLVNHTSPSGVGLIRILCYTRIGRRKISECQEVITSICNLARSSDDWQYMGIDCLLLLLHDMSTRYKVLEFVSFYLFDLIELRRLGERSKLGQKITKALLIDFKNGQLRTDNPEVDKILKEIWVTKVDKNRRERLMSDEKLEEKRVLVSLMKQQANHSFWLGDIQKAVTKYTEALEFCPLRLRKERIVLYSNRAQCYLLLNNPDNAISDTTRALSISKPVNSHTKSLWRRSQAYYLKGLAKESLMDCLMFIKAFVTENKRRNAKIPYYAVHMVKKQMDSTWFFASAKLKLSNNMRSRSDPGKTKEEFTDDELLLAGLYTILEEPRIGKDKDASKRKMHRYGRRKNSFKTRSI, via the exons ATGAAAGAACCAAACATACTAATCAGAAGAAAAAGAATCAAGAAATGCTTCAAAGAAATGCTACTAATCGATGAGCAAGAGCGTGTACTTATATTAAGCAGTCTTTGGAACATCTCTATGAATCATCCCGATGACCCAGAGTTTCCATCTTTAGGTATATTCAAATGCATGGTTAGACTACTTAACAAGAGCATCAACGACAAATCTTGGCTTCTTGATGgccaaaatatatatagccCGTATTATGCAGCCCATATAATAGGATCATACACCATGAACAAGATTGAGTTTGCTGAAAAGGCTGTCGAGTCTGGTATCATTCCACCTTTGTTGGATCTTTTAAAAGGATGTATGAGTTGGGTGGAGCAACGGGTTGCAGTTAGAGCTCTTGGACATCTAGCAAGCTATGATTCTACTTTTGAAATGTTGGCAGTTTATGAAGAAGAGGTGGTTAGTCTAAGCATGGGACTAGCTTCTAGGTGCGATGAGTTGGTCTATAACGAGTTTGTGTCTGTTAAAGATGCGGACGATAGGGTGAAGTATCATAAAAACTTGATCACTAGAGGGGTAGGGGGGTTAGAAATGGAGAACCAAAAGGCTGAGGAATGGGCTAGCCAAATCCAGTGTTGGTCTTTGCACTTACTAAATTGCTTCGCCATTAGAGGGAGATCCATAGATCGTATTTGTGATAATGATTTCTTGAAAGATTTGAGTTCAATGTGGGGTGGGCTTGTGAATCATACATCACCTTCAGGTGTGGGTTTGATTAGGATCTTGTGCTATACTCGAATTGGAAGAAGAAAAATTTCTGAATGTCAAGAGGTTATCACGAGTATTTGTAACCTCGCGAGATCTTCAGATGATTGGCAGTATATGGGGATTGATTGTCTTTTGTTACTTCTCCATGATATGAGCACAAGGTACAAAGTTCTTGagtttgtatctttttatttgtttgatttaATTGAGCTTCGGAGACTAGGTGAAAGGTCGAAACTAGGACAGAAAATCACAAAAGCACTGCTGATTGATTTCAAGAATGGGCAATTAAGAACCGACAACCCTGAAGTTGataaaatactaaaagaaatatGGGTTACAAAAGTCGATAAGAATAGAAGAGAAAGATTGATGTCAGATGAGAAGCTTGAAGAAAAACGAGTCTTGGTGAGTTTGATGAAACAACAAGCAAATCATAGCTTTTGGTTAGGCGATATACAAAAAGCAGTTACGAAATATACAGAAGCTTTAGAATTTTGCCCGTTAAGACTAAGGAAAGAAAGGATTGTACTTTATAGTAATAGAGCTCAGTGTTATCTACTTCTTAATAATCCAGATAATGCAATTAGTGACACCACACGAGCTCTTTCGATATCAAAACCAGTAAATTCTCATACTAAAAGCTTGTGGAGAAGATCACAGGCTTACTATCTGAAAGGGTTGGCTAAAGAAAGTTTGATGGATTGTTTAATGTTCATTAAAGCTTTTGTTACCGAGAACAAGAGAAGGAATGCAAAAATCCCTTATTATGCAGTTCATATGGTCAAAAAACAAATGGATTCCACATGGTTTTTTGCATCTGCCAAGTTAAAGCTATCAAACAATATGAGATCACGCAGCGATCCTGGAAAAACCAAGGAGGAATTCACTGATGATGAACTATTGTTGGCAG GATTATATACCATTTTAGAGGAACCTAGGATCGGAAAAGACAAAGACGCTAGCAAGAGAAAGATGCATAGATATGGAAGACGGAAGAATTCCTTCAAGACTAGATCAATATAA
- the LOC122608054 gene encoding uncharacterized protein LOC122608054 — MEKKQGFFSTLKDEVVRGLSPGRRRPKTGQPERRSRSGSPNSGLLRRRPTKAHHYVSQPDPVISRSGSLRPLEALSPLREGPDPNENHVDAVGDSSKVERWGHWMKGQLCRAPNAGSGSGSGSGSGSGSASGYQRSDLRLLLGVLGAPLAPVHVSNLEPFPHLSIKDTPIETSSAQYILQQYMAASGGQKLQNSIHNAYAMGKVKMLAFDIETATKVIKNRNSSKTAESGGFVLWQMNPDMWYVELALGSSKVHAGCNGRLVWRHTPWLGAHAAKGPVRPLRRALQGLDPRTTASMFTNARCTGEKKINDEDCFILKLCADPHTLKARSEGPAEIIRHVLFGYFSQKTGLLVHLEDSHLTRIQTNGGDAVYWETTINSFLDDYRPVEGIMIAHSGRSVVTLFRFGETAMSHTKTRMEEAWTIEEVAFNVPGLSMDCFIPPAELRFGNVSEACELPQEDRVKTAAMAAAAYRAKVAAFERSRDGSGHNVGLRREI; from the exons atggaaaaaaaacaaGGGTTTTTCTCTACATTAAAAGATGAAGTAGTTAGAGGCTTATCTCCAGGTAGAAGAAGACCAAAAACGGGTCAACCCGAAAGAAGAAGTAGAAGTGGGTCACCAAATTCGGGTTTGTTAAGAAGAAGACCAACAAAAGCCCATCATTATGTTTCTCAACCCGACCCGGTTATCTCAAGATCCGGAAGTTTAAGACCATTAGAAGCTCTTTCGCCGCTCCGAGAAGGCCCGGATCCGAATGAGAACCATGTGGATGCTGTTGGAGATTCATCGAAAGTTGAAAGATGGGGGCATTGGATGAAGGGTCAGTTATGTAGAGCTCCAAATGCTGGGTCCGGGTCGGGTTCTGGATCAGGGtcgggttctgggtcagcttcggGTTATCAACGTTCGGATCTGAGATTGTTGCTTGGTGTTTTGGGTGCACCGCTTGCACCGGTGCATGTTAGCAACTTGGAACCTTTTCCTCATCTTAGTATCAAAGATACTCCCATT GAAACTTCGTCTGCACAATATATACTGCAACAGTACATGGCTGCATCTGGTGGTCAGAAGCTGCAGAATTCGATTCACAATGCTTATGCTATGGGTAAAGTGAAGATGTTGGCGTTTGATATAGAAACGGCTACAAAAGTGATAAAGAATAGGAATTCATCAAAAACGGCAGAGTCCGGTGGCTTTGTGCTATGGCAGATGAATCCAGATATGTGGTACGTGGAGCTTGCACTTGGGTCAAGCAAGGTTCATGCTGGTTGTAATGGGCGGCTTGTGTGGCGCCACACACCATGGCTAGGTGCTCATGCTGCTAAAGGTCCAGTTAGACCCCTGCGTCGTGCTCTTCAG GGTCTCGATCCACGAACAACTGCAAGCATGTTCACAAATGCAAGATGCACTGGGGAAAAAAAGATCAATGATGAGGATTGTTTCATCCTCAAACTTTGCGCAGATCCCCATACTCTAAAAGCAAGAAGTGAAGGGCCCGCGGAGATCATAAGACACGTTTTGTTTGGCTACTTCAGCCAAAAAACCGGGCTCTTGGTCCACCTAGAAGACTCTCATTTGACCCGTATCCAAACCAATGGTGGAGATGCTGTTTATTGGGAGACCACAATCAACTCATTTCTCGATGATTACAGGCCTGTCGAGGGGATCATGATTGCTCATTCGGGTAGATCGGTTGTAACCCTTTTCAGGTTTGGTGAAACTGCTATGAGCCACACCAAGACTAGGATGGAAGAGGCGTGGACCATTGAAGAAGTGGCGTTTAATGTCCCGGGCCTTTCAATGGACTGCTTTATTCCACCAGCCGAGTTACGGTTTGGGAATGTGAGTGAAGCCTGCGAGCTTCCTCAAGAAGATCGGGTAAAAACTGCTGCCATGGCTGCTGCCGCCTACCGGGCTAAAGTTGCAGCTTTTGAAAGATCACGTGATGGGTCAGGTCATAATGTCGGATTGAGGAGGGAAATTTAA
- the LOC122608881 gene encoding uncharacterized protein LOC122608881: protein MLEAVTSYDLWIWHAYFDPAGSNNDINVLNESDFFDDLLQDRAPEMQYTINGEKFTKGYYLADDIYPEWAILVKSFKCLMDPKTTKFKRYQEAARKDIEQAFVVLQDNGSAISDLEEDYLASDPTNMTTRTWDERVAKKMRVFAELGDIRTHHRLRNALVEHVWNLLKNYRQR, encoded by the exons ATGCTTGAAGCAGTTACTTcgtatgatttgtggatttggcatgcttactTTGATCCTGCaggttcgaacaacgacatcaacgtccttAATGAATCAGATTTCTTCGATGATCTACTCCAAGATAGGGCCCCCGAAATGCAATATACTATTAACGGCGAAAAGTTTACGAAGGGATATTATCTAGCTGACGATATTTATCCTGAATGGGCCATACTAGTTAAGTCTTTTAAATGCCTGATGGACCCAAAGACTACAAAGTTCAAGCGCTACCAAGAAGCTGCAAGAAAGGATATCGAACAAGCTTTCGTGGTGCTTCAAG ACAACGGTAGCGCAATTTCTGACCTTGAGGAAGATTATTTGGCCAGTGATCCAACTAATATGACAACACGTACGTGGGATGAAAGGGTTGCAAAGAAAATGCGGGTCTTCGCGGAGTTAGGTGATATAAGGACGCACCATCGACTTCGCAATGCCCTAGTGGAACATGTTTGGAACCTTCTGAAAAATTACCGTCAACGTTGa